Proteins encoded by one window of Dreissena polymorpha isolate Duluth1 chromosome 11, UMN_Dpol_1.0, whole genome shotgun sequence:
- the LOC127851173 gene encoding uncharacterized protein LOC127851173 isoform X1: MKICMNVLKGVGMEPGVEFNSGDWDEKDGVSTMHLSYLLQTLLPLHTVKWDTTKRHYENIKSNLVCSMDETLDIIVSGSMSEGYSIPPYIVRTESIGTKPEVDVLSDVDTLWVSSRLKVSTKELSDFETSGYKAYFEYIENCPGYVRLCIPSPKENDETFVFDEQSEKYYLSGTKWTCKLFAALSKNDDVTQQGPAISMIDDLPAGDLFHVRDGISKDLVLALPCYPWPEVADAWKERVRESQWIRQEIIESIIKDGCHVVAVSSKQSKHPDLEWRLSFSASEGKFAREAVTDYQRQCFIYVKILHHQKIKPIGILSSYVFKSVFLHCCERLPVSHWKDYPGSCILYLLDVVLDCLKKKHVPTYFLPENNLIGHLNDADIDKVIASIESVRRDPITPILEFTDNRVFSHHCVYFTFREMVEPLLQDADEYKEHRNKEMSVLKGIVATCYRICFFLIAEKSTNPDVELFKHQHGIRCLIDVYTLWLKPMGLNATLVEYVDKAGLALTEPQSRLNFFIAVVSLEKHGYPEFADLKLRLARLYHRFACSEEVVLGRKMDFFAKAVLLYECVYKYDKGCIIDYSLALFEQKRLSEAQEILEKFVREHMEAEPFVQISFDISDKGCLVGQLKSYVESNGSITCDVLSFALYSLVFCLSSSDNSDSSQDLQAVVEKFEAYSNKRQDTNTQRLLNFAKSLAKEKKDHVTYFSAIYNSCFIL, from the exons ATGAAAATCTGTATGAATGTCTTAAAGGGTGTAG GCATGGAACCAGGCGTAGAATTCAATAGTGGAGATTGGGATGAGAAGGATGGGGTTTCTACCATGCATTTATCGTACCTGCTCCAAACACTCCTGCCGTTACACACAGTCAAATGGGACACGACTAAAAGACATTACGAGAACATAAAGTCAAATTTGGTATGCTCGATGGATGAAACCCTGGATATTATCGTATCTGGGAGTATGTCGGAAGGATACAGCATACCACCGTACATTGTTAGGACGGAGTCTATTGGAACCAAGCCGGAAGTCGATGTGCTCTCTGATGTAGATACGCTTTGGGTAAGCTCAAGGCTTAAAGTGTCTACTAAAGAACTCAGTGACTTTGAAACGTCCGGTTATAAAGCATACTTCGAGTACATAGAAAACTGTCCTGGTTATGTACGTTTATGCATCCCATCGCCGAAAGAGAATGATGAAACGTTTGTATTTGATGAACAATCTGAAAAGTATTACCTGAGCGGTACCAAATGGACTTGTAAGTTGTTTGCAGCTTTATCAAAGAATGATGACGTTACTCAGCAAGGACCGGCCATATCAATGATAGATGACCTTCCTGCCGGTGATCTGTTTCATGTAAGAGATGGAATATCTAAAGATCTAGTATTGGCCTTACCATGTTACCCATGGCCTGAGGTGGCTGATGCATGGAAGGAGAGGGTAAGGGAGTCACAATGGATACGCCAAGAGATTATTGAATCGATTATTAAAGATGGCTGCCATGTTGTCGCCGTATCCTCAAAACAGAGTAAACATCCTGATCTAGAATGGCGATTGTCGTTCTCCGCATCTGAAGGAAAGTTCGCGCGAGAGGCTGTCACCGATTATCAAAGGCAATGTTTTATCTACGTCAAGATTCTGCACCATCAGAAAATTAAGCCGATAGGTATCTTGTCTTCGTACGTGTTTAAATCGGTGTTCTTACATTGCTGTGAACGTCTTCCTGTATCCCACTGGAAGGACTATCCCGGAAGTTGCATTCTGTACCTACTCGACGTAGTACTGGATTGTCTCAAAAAGAAACATGTACCAACGTATTTCTTACCAGAAAACAATTTGATTGGCCATCTTAACGATGCTGACATCGATAAAGTTATTGCCTCTATTGAATCTGTCAGAAGGGATCCGATAACACCCATTCTAGAGTTCACAGATAATCGTGTATTCTCTCACCATTGTGTTTATTTCACATTCAGGGAAATGGTTGAGCCTCTACTACAAGACGCGGATGAATATAAAGAACATAGAAACAAAGAAATGTCAGTCCTGAAGGGGATCGTTGCAACTTGCTACAGAATTTGCTTCTTCTTAATTGCAGAAAAGTCGACGAATCCTGATGTAGAATTGTTTAAACACCAACATGGAATACGTTGTCTTATTGACGTGTATACCCTCTGGCTAAAACCAATGGGTTTGAATGCAACATTGGTAGAGTATGTGGATAAAGCCGGACTTGCATTAACAGAGCCACAGTCGCGGCTGAACTTCTTTATAGCTGTTGTTAGTTTAGAAAAACATGGATATCCAGAATTTGCCGATTTGAAACTGCGACTCGCTCGCTTGTATCATAGGTTTGCTTGCTCAGAAGAGGTGGTATTGGGAAGGAAAATGGACTTCTTTGCAAAAGCTGTACTTCTCTATGAATGTGTCTATAAATATGATAAGGGCTGCATTATCGATTATTCTTTGGCACTCTTCGAACAAAAACGACTTTCCGAAGCACAAGAGATACTCGAGAAATTCGTACGTGAACACATGGAAGCAGAGCCATTTGTCCAGATCAGTTTTGATATCAGCGATAAAGGGTGTCTTGTCGGACAACTGAAGTCATACGTTGAGTCCAATGGAAGCATTACATGTGATGTTCTGTCGTTTGCATTATATTCACTTGTTTTCTGTTTGTCTTCAAGTGACAATTCAGATTCATCACAAGATTTACAAGCTGTTGTAGAGAAATTTGAAGCGTATTCCAACAAAAGACAAGATACAAACACTCAGCGCTTACTTAACTTTGCCAAATCCCTTGCAAAGGAAAAGAAAGATCATGTGACCTATTTCAGCGCCATTTACAACTCCTGCTTTATATTGTAA
- the LOC127851173 gene encoding uncharacterized protein LOC127851173 isoform X2: MEPGVEFNSGDWDEKDGVSTMHLSYLLQTLLPLHTVKWDTTKRHYENIKSNLVCSMDETLDIIVSGSMSEGYSIPPYIVRTESIGTKPEVDVLSDVDTLWVSSRLKVSTKELSDFETSGYKAYFEYIENCPGYVRLCIPSPKENDETFVFDEQSEKYYLSGTKWTCKLFAALSKNDDVTQQGPAISMIDDLPAGDLFHVRDGISKDLVLALPCYPWPEVADAWKERVRESQWIRQEIIESIIKDGCHVVAVSSKQSKHPDLEWRLSFSASEGKFAREAVTDYQRQCFIYVKILHHQKIKPIGILSSYVFKSVFLHCCERLPVSHWKDYPGSCILYLLDVVLDCLKKKHVPTYFLPENNLIGHLNDADIDKVIASIESVRRDPITPILEFTDNRVFSHHCVYFTFREMVEPLLQDADEYKEHRNKEMSVLKGIVATCYRICFFLIAEKSTNPDVELFKHQHGIRCLIDVYTLWLKPMGLNATLVEYVDKAGLALTEPQSRLNFFIAVVSLEKHGYPEFADLKLRLARLYHRFACSEEVVLGRKMDFFAKAVLLYECVYKYDKGCIIDYSLALFEQKRLSEAQEILEKFVREHMEAEPFVQISFDISDKGCLVGQLKSYVESNGSITCDVLSFALYSLVFCLSSSDNSDSSQDLQAVVEKFEAYSNKRQDTNTQRLLNFAKSLAKEKKDHVTYFSAIYNSCFIL; this comes from the coding sequence ATGGAACCAGGCGTAGAATTCAATAGTGGAGATTGGGATGAGAAGGATGGGGTTTCTACCATGCATTTATCGTACCTGCTCCAAACACTCCTGCCGTTACACACAGTCAAATGGGACACGACTAAAAGACATTACGAGAACATAAAGTCAAATTTGGTATGCTCGATGGATGAAACCCTGGATATTATCGTATCTGGGAGTATGTCGGAAGGATACAGCATACCACCGTACATTGTTAGGACGGAGTCTATTGGAACCAAGCCGGAAGTCGATGTGCTCTCTGATGTAGATACGCTTTGGGTAAGCTCAAGGCTTAAAGTGTCTACTAAAGAACTCAGTGACTTTGAAACGTCCGGTTATAAAGCATACTTCGAGTACATAGAAAACTGTCCTGGTTATGTACGTTTATGCATCCCATCGCCGAAAGAGAATGATGAAACGTTTGTATTTGATGAACAATCTGAAAAGTATTACCTGAGCGGTACCAAATGGACTTGTAAGTTGTTTGCAGCTTTATCAAAGAATGATGACGTTACTCAGCAAGGACCGGCCATATCAATGATAGATGACCTTCCTGCCGGTGATCTGTTTCATGTAAGAGATGGAATATCTAAAGATCTAGTATTGGCCTTACCATGTTACCCATGGCCTGAGGTGGCTGATGCATGGAAGGAGAGGGTAAGGGAGTCACAATGGATACGCCAAGAGATTATTGAATCGATTATTAAAGATGGCTGCCATGTTGTCGCCGTATCCTCAAAACAGAGTAAACATCCTGATCTAGAATGGCGATTGTCGTTCTCCGCATCTGAAGGAAAGTTCGCGCGAGAGGCTGTCACCGATTATCAAAGGCAATGTTTTATCTACGTCAAGATTCTGCACCATCAGAAAATTAAGCCGATAGGTATCTTGTCTTCGTACGTGTTTAAATCGGTGTTCTTACATTGCTGTGAACGTCTTCCTGTATCCCACTGGAAGGACTATCCCGGAAGTTGCATTCTGTACCTACTCGACGTAGTACTGGATTGTCTCAAAAAGAAACATGTACCAACGTATTTCTTACCAGAAAACAATTTGATTGGCCATCTTAACGATGCTGACATCGATAAAGTTATTGCCTCTATTGAATCTGTCAGAAGGGATCCGATAACACCCATTCTAGAGTTCACAGATAATCGTGTATTCTCTCACCATTGTGTTTATTTCACATTCAGGGAAATGGTTGAGCCTCTACTACAAGACGCGGATGAATATAAAGAACATAGAAACAAAGAAATGTCAGTCCTGAAGGGGATCGTTGCAACTTGCTACAGAATTTGCTTCTTCTTAATTGCAGAAAAGTCGACGAATCCTGATGTAGAATTGTTTAAACACCAACATGGAATACGTTGTCTTATTGACGTGTATACCCTCTGGCTAAAACCAATGGGTTTGAATGCAACATTGGTAGAGTATGTGGATAAAGCCGGACTTGCATTAACAGAGCCACAGTCGCGGCTGAACTTCTTTATAGCTGTTGTTAGTTTAGAAAAACATGGATATCCAGAATTTGCCGATTTGAAACTGCGACTCGCTCGCTTGTATCATAGGTTTGCTTGCTCAGAAGAGGTGGTATTGGGAAGGAAAATGGACTTCTTTGCAAAAGCTGTACTTCTCTATGAATGTGTCTATAAATATGATAAGGGCTGCATTATCGATTATTCTTTGGCACTCTTCGAACAAAAACGACTTTCCGAAGCACAAGAGATACTCGAGAAATTCGTACGTGAACACATGGAAGCAGAGCCATTTGTCCAGATCAGTTTTGATATCAGCGATAAAGGGTGTCTTGTCGGACAACTGAAGTCATACGTTGAGTCCAATGGAAGCATTACATGTGATGTTCTGTCGTTTGCATTATATTCACTTGTTTTCTGTTTGTCTTCAAGTGACAATTCAGATTCATCACAAGATTTACAAGCTGTTGTAGAGAAATTTGAAGCGTATTCCAACAAAAGACAAGATACAAACACTCAGCGCTTACTTAACTTTGCCAAATCCCTTGCAAAGGAAAAGAAAGATCATGTGACCTATTTCAGCGCCATTTACAACTCCTGCTTTATATTGTAA